From a single Solanum dulcamara chromosome 4, daSolDulc1.2, whole genome shotgun sequence genomic region:
- the LOC129885511 gene encoding methyl jasmonate esterase 1-like, protein MEKGKSQHADATVLEPKAKKHFVLIHTIGHGAWSWYKIVALMRSSGHNVTALDLGASGINPKQALQIPFFSDYLSPLMDFMTSLPADEKVVLVGHSLNGIVISKAMETFPEKISVAVFLSGVMPGPNINASTLYTQTLNAVITHLDNRVTYDHGPTNPPTSLILGPKYLATNIYHLSPIEDLALATTLVRPFYLYHVEDVAKEIVLSRERYGSVRRVFILVAENKGLKKDFQQLMIEKNPPDEVKEIQGSDHVTMMSKPQQLFSTLLRIANKYS, encoded by the exons GCTACTGTGTTAGAGCCTAAAGCTAAGAAGCACTTTGTGCTTATTCATACGATAGGTCATGGAGCCTGGTCCTGGTACAAGATTGTAGCATTGATGAGATCTTCTGGACATAATGTTACAGCTCTTGATTTGGGTGCTTCAGGAATCAACCCGAAACAGGCCCTCCAAATCCCATTTTTTTCTGATTACTTGAGTCCGCTAATGGATTTCATGACTTCACTTCCTGCTGATGAAAAAGTAGTTCTTGTAGGCCATAGCCTAAATGGAATCGTCATTTCTAAAGCCATGGAAACCTTCCCAGAAAAGATTTCAGTTGCTGTATTTCTCAGTGGTGTAATGCCTGGTCCAAATATCAATGCATCCACCCTCTACACTCAG ACACTCAATGCAGTAATAACTCATCTGGATAATCGCGTTACATACGATCATGGACCTACGAATCCTCCAACCTCCCTCATCCTAGGTCCGAAGTACTTGGCAACTAATATTTACCATTTGAGCCCAATTGAG GATTTGGCGTTGGCCACTACACTAGTTAGGCCATTCTATTTATACCATGTGGAAGACGTTGCTAAGGAGATAGTTCTTTCAAGGGAAAGGTATGGATCAGTTAGACGAGTGTTCATTCTGGTTGCTGAAAATAAAGGTCTGAAGAAGGACTTTCAACAGTTGATGATTGAAAAGAATCCACCAGATGAAGTTAAAGAGATCCAGGGCTCTGACCACGTGACCATGATGTCTAAGCCCCAACAACTTTTTTCTACTCTTCTGAGGATTGCCAACAAGTATAGCTAA